The genomic interval TTCATGCTTTTGCTATATTTCAACTCCAACTTTTACTCAGTAATAATACCTGAGTAACAAGTGCATAAAGAGGCAAGGTGCTGTAGCTGCACAGGAACTGTCCAGCAAACCTACAggataataacaataaaaaaggGTCATGACTGTAAACATGTCCTAAACAAGATGGACAGCATTTAAAAGTTTGCCTACCCCAAAATCAGCCTTAGGTACACGAGCAAACGACTCCTGATATAGCAAGAATCATACCCAAACTGCCACTGTGATGATATCAATACAGATAGTTTAGTTTAAGCACAGGTCTTCCATCCTAacagagaaaataaaggaaacaaaatatctTTTCCCGTGTATCCTTTGCGGTCTATGATCTTGTAACCATTAAATGctttcagcatatttaaacAGTTTATCCAAGTCACTTCATTTTCTCAACTATTATCTGTAAACTGAAGAAtagcagagagagagggggggagccattaaaaaatagaaattaattttcaagCCAAGATGAGATTGGTCGATATTGGGTTGAAAAGTCATCTCCAGCACTCCAAATAAATACCAAACTAGTCAAGGAAGAGGCAGTACCCAGAACCAAAAGAAAGAAGCCAATTCAAATGCATTCTGCAAAAAGagtaaaaacaaagaaagaaccGTGCATATCAGCTTTACTTTCCAGAATGAAAGTAGTAGAGaatccattaaaaaaatgagaaaataaacttGCAACAATCTGCAGATACTTCATAGTAGCTTTTGCCAACCTGGAAAAGAATAAAATGGATCAAGGACAATAAGAGTTCTGGTTTTTTAAACCAGAAAAGATCATCTCGAGGCCTCAGCTTTGCTCCTGTGAAAAATCCAGTTATACTTGCATTCTCTAATGCCAAGGTTGCAATAACATGCTGCAGCTTTGTGCCGACCAGAAGAACAAGCTGCACACAAGCATATAGAACCGGATTTTTTAGGTTAGAGTCAGCCGCCGGGTAACAAGACATGTACGTGATGGAACTCCCAGCTATGTAACAGATCTAagatcaaattttaatttagaaaatgcATTCTTGAGGTAGTTCCACCAACTGGACATTTAATATTAAGATGTAATATGTTGACCATCTCTGCTGTTTGTGAAAATACACCTATGATACCCCCTTGGAATCCACAACGTATTCAATCAGCCAATAAGTAACTGTGAAAGAtacaaatgaaaaagaagaaagaaaaatacaactTACAGAAATAGGAGCAATCGCTATCCAGAAATAAAGATTAGACCCTGTATCAAGTATCAGAAACAAATGATTGTATGTTTAGAGAATTTGGAATGACAAGTATGATAGATTGAACTACAATCTATAGATGGGATAGACAGCACAACAAGAAGTAAAAGCGTACAAGCTATGTTGCTCATTGAGACTGGTGCAGAAGAACCACTTGAAAAGTGagaaaactaaataaataaagattaaagGACCAGAAGTATATTCACTTCAgcacaattcaaaattttcctgCATCTAACCAAAACAAGCACAAAAGAACCATCTGTGGCTTCATTTCCCATAATGTGCTGTACCTTTTACATTAAACAGCATGAAAGCAACAACGAATCCCCACAGTAGGCCACTGCAAGAGATTAAACAAATAGGCAAAATTAGATGTCAATTTAAGAAAGGAATCCCCTTTAGAGAAAAATCAAGAGAGCCAATCATGCAAAATAATACtaaacgggaaaaaaaaaatgcgacTCAGGTAAAATGACCTAGGGCCCCCAGAGTCAAGTTAATACCGAAACTCCCAAAATCCAGCTTGTccttaaaaaaacagaaaaactcCTGTTGgaacaaatacatatatacaacCATAAATAAATGGAAACTTGGTAGTGTCCCCATGTAATCCTGTTCCCTCTTGCCCTCTGTGAGAGTTCAATGaaagttcttaaaaaaattttgcctTCAATGATTTTATTCCAGGACTTTGTATCTGGAGTAAGCTTTTGAGATAAAGAAGAAAGTAGAGCAGTTTGTTTAACCAATGAACCCAtaggataaaaaaattatgaatgctTAGTTGGTCATTTTGTCCTGGAGGAAAATCAATATTCGATTTTGATCTCATTTGCACAATTCAATAAGGTTGCTTAGAACTCCATGAGGAGATAAGAGGTCCCGATATGTGAACAGAAACtaacaacaaaattattcaaACATGGTGTGGCAATGGAAGTAGTGGGCTTTAGAATATTAGGTACCTCACACCAACAATCTTTTGGAATTCTTCTTCCATTGAGCGAATCATATAGGCATGAAAATCGTATTTTAGTGTGAGATTGTGGTTCTGCATTGAATAAGgagaaacaaaaatcaatattcataaaGCAGTAGGCATAAAAGTCTTTGTACTATGTCAGCAGAAAATGCAATCCCTCAATAGTCTAAATATCAGAAGTGAAGACATGGAAGAAATCTCATTTTAGAATATGGAAAACATAACCCGGGGGATAGCAAGAGACCAATAACAAACGAAAAATCCACAAGGGAACTCCACAGTGGAACCCAAGACAAgctcaattgttttttttataagtaataagagattttattcccaagaataggcataagcccaagtacacaggacgtatacaaaagaaataccTACTACTTTCTAATACCAAGACAAGCTCAATTGTTAAGACTTGCTAAGATGATAAAGCGTGATCTTTCGAAATTAAGTGATAAAccatgaatattttaaaaaggcATACAACCACAAATCGAGTGAACTACCtgataaaataattcaaatatttgCAGTTTTCTATAAACAGAAGTTTCTGTTAAACAGATTGTGATCATAAGATTGTCCCTCAAAACTATCCTAGCAGTCAATAGATGGatatcatcttcatctttattatCAGAAGAATCTTCAACTAACTGTTTTGTCAGCCAAATATTGGAACATTGCATAAGTTTGTCTTTTGCACTACTTAAAAGTTAACTTTTTCAGAGCACAGCAGATCTGTGAGCCCcgttaacaatattaatattgagagcaatttctaaatatatattttttttccaattaatttCTGGACATAATTAGTAGCTCAAAGGCATATTCTGTGGATGACCAGTCCTAtaggagatttaaaaaataaaaaacaaaaatctgaaTTACTGACAGTAAAACCAGAAGGTGCCAGACTGAAGTTATCTGTTGATCTTGTGAGAACACTGCATACCATGATGAAGCCCTTCCGGAGTGTAAGGTAATCGGCACGAACCACTGAACGCCCAAATTGCCGGAAGAAACATGTCTGCAATATCAATAAACCATACTGCTtagcataaatattataacaacACAACAGCAGCAGAAAAACATAcatggagggaaaaaaaaaatcgtatacGAGTGTGGAAAAATTAGAAGTTAAGAAATAGTACAAAGAAAGCACACATACACTTACAGCACTAGTCAATACAAAGCAGTATACGTGTGcggaaaatattaaaagtaagaaaaataactaCAGGGGAAAATCAATTACATCAACAGAGAGAATAAAAGAATCTGAAAACAGAATATGGGGAGAAGAGAGTATATATTATCCTTCTAATAATCGCCCTGaggtgatttttttaataataataataatccagtTGACTGCAATCTGAAATCCTAGAATAGTATTGCAGTGGATCTAAACTCCTCATTATGCTCGGAATTGAAGCTATATTACCATTACTGCCTACAGCCTTCTAATAATCCCCTATGGTGGTTCATTTATTGCAAACAAAGACATTTGCTAAAATTTTTGCAGACAGTAAGAAAGGACCCCACAAATCTCGTAACCCATTACTGCATTTACAACcccacatattttgaattttacttttcaaaatatgttCTTAGAATTTCCAAAATACACTTTCACTGACACTCCAATTAAATCCCTCTAGCATTGAAgattaaaagaaggaaaaatacaaTGAGTAAGTAGCTAAGTTAAGGAACCCAAACCAAACACACTTAGCAAGTTTATAGTCGACGAGTTTTCTGAGTGTTTTTAGGCACTACTCTAGCCTTAAGCATACAGtacaacaaaagagaaaaaaaaatgtacctaCCACCCAGACAAGGAAACTATTCCTGACCCAGGGATTTGAAGTATGAAACTTGACAAATGTTGATTGCCTTCGCAATGTCTGCTCTCTTGTGATTTCTgttacaagatatatatatacacatatattaaaaaagagagaaagaacaTACAATGGCAATACCAAACCACATCAATTAAAAAGTAACATACTCTAAATAATGTAGGATCCTTGAATGAGAGTCAGAAAGATGGGTAATGTACTGTTATctaatagaataatttaatcaACATGTGGGGAACTACTAAAGATGACTGTCATTCAATTATACTAATTACCTCTTCAGAGCTTACCAGTTAATGCATCATGCCGGTCCATGTGAGCCTCGTCCTCCCATACCCTCCAGCTGTGAATCTGGTAAAATTGTTACATGTTATACAATATACCAGTACGGCAAAGACATCCGTCTTCTATTTTCAATGTTTACAACTAAATCACCCTGTATATCAAGCGGATGAGAATTGGGCTGCACATAAAACATTCTTACTTCACATACACAGAGTCTTAGCACCTAAGGAAAGAGATACTACTTGTAAATGATTATGAAGGCATGTCATGACAAGACCATACTAACAAGGACCTATACAGTACTTGGTTAGTCCGGGTTTCAGAACTTTGTTTGAATTCATTTCTGGTTCCATAGGTTGTTTATTCAAGCGGAAAGGATACATGACTCCTGTTGGGTGTCCCCAGACCCATATCAGTTTACAGAACGAGAGAAGAACATATAAACTCCCAGTCTGGAATAATCAAAAGTAAAATATCAAGTTTGAAcgaaaagaaacaacaaaatattcaaaatattactCCAGAGTGAGTTGCTAGTTTCTCTGACTGCAAGCAAGCCATTTTCATGGTTTCATGGTTTCCAATGAAATGCATGACTGCTACATTTTCATTCATTGTTTTTATGGGTGCTCACAACCTTAATCAGGGAAATCAGTACTCTACCACTTACTCAACTTAATAGCATTAACTGGCCACAAATAAAGTACGCAACCACTGCTTCGGGTGAGTCCTTAGAAGTACCTTTCTCATGTTTGCAGGTCTTGACcaatagttaaaatatttctgttTGCATCAAAGTTAACATGATTCATACTAGTGGTATCTTGTGGTTGACAATATAAGAACAAATAAGATACAACACAAGTATGAAATCACCCCAAAACAAGACATCAGTATCTCTCCAAGACTTTGCAGCTCCTACAACTattaaatgggaaaaaaatgagCAAGGAACTTTTCAGTTAGGTTGAGTGTAAGTATAATACAGAATGTCCCACCTTCACAATTGCCAGCAACATTGTGAGGCAACTGTAAGATATATGAGTTATTGCCATGACAAATATGAAGCGGTGCAACTGCTCAAGACCTTGATATGAAACAAATGGTTCATGATCCTGTGGCACAGAAGAAACTTCAAGACTATCCAGAAGGTAAGCGGGACTTATAATATATCGCATAGATAAACAGAATATAAATGcatataaatctatatatatatatatatataatttccttgaGTATTCATGAGAGGAGAAATTGTTAGTTTATCTTTAAGGAGAAGTCACGTGCCTTTTTGCAGGTATTCTGATTCAATTCATTCAACATCCTCCTAAACAAGTGAGGTAGAACAGAAGCCATCAACAGTTTGCGATCCCGGGAtgaattattttcttgttctttgtcAATCTCTGATCTGGAGCATGGGGCAAACTTGCTATCATAGAACTTCGATGGTATGCAAATATTGGATATCATACTTGAGGTAGCCGTTAAAAGGAGAGAAATAAATCCAAGCAACATCAACTCTGATGAAAGAAGTCCACAAAATGGAATTTCAAATATCAGCACAATGAAGAAACACGTAACTAAGAGTCACTGATtaccaaaacataatctttTAATGCCAAACaccttctttcattttctccacTGCTGCAAGCAAGGGTTTTCGGTTAGTTTTCTGCAACCACTGAAACAACAGAAAAGCCAAAACCTCAGATAGAATAAATACGTAAGTTGTTAAAGGCATTACAAGAGGGTAAATGAATGGACTTTGACTAAGAACACAATGTATGAGTGAGATAGCTTTAAGAATTCATagctttatatatatcaaataactTGAAGATATCAAATCCCTGTACGCCTCACTGTATATAGGGAGCTGCATTAGTTTAAGCTTCAAACCCAAATCATACGTCTAGACTAACTACAGAAAGGCAGGGGCACCATCTAGTGTGGTATGAGGCCCACAAAAAAAGTCTCTGTGCATACAATACTAAATTGATAGATTTGACTCAACATGGAACATCCTAGTACCCAATGAAACTCAATAAAGCTTTATCCCCAAATGGTTCGGCATCAGAAACAGAAATGCACTTTTTCAAACCTGAAGCTTCTTACTTGAGTTGTCCAAAAAATTCGACATTATTTGGTGGAGACATCACAAGGATGTATTGAAAAGCATACAGATATAGTTGCGTTCAAGGCTTGGACACCAAGAATAAGCTTAAGTGACAGGGTGGAGAATTGCAAGGTTGTGTAATCAGGGACTATCCACCTAATTAAATGATACCGGCGACAACTTATCTGACAAACTCCATTTGGCAGTTTGAAGAAAAGAGTCCCACTGTAAGATGCTAAGATCGTGTTGCAATGGTATTTTCCACCAAAACAATTCTCTTTGAATAATCTCAACCGTGGTTTTTATTATTGTCAAAATAGATGATTTATCAGCAGACGAGAAGATTCAAGGGCTTCATTACTGTTACTCACGAAGATAGTCACCAAAGTGACAAAGCAAACCTAGGGACATACCCCGTTTGATGGGAAAAGCAGAGTCATATAGAAGATTCAAATATTTCACATTTGTATATTATACACAAATGAGTCCCATGTAATACGCAAGTTGTCTGGCAGAAGCTTTACAGTCAACCATCATCAAGTAATGTCAGTCTCGCCATGAAGCACCATTGTAAAGAAACATAATAGCCTAAGAGTCTAACGTTTTAGTGTTCTTCAACCTCACCCAACTTCCCATGCTTAAAACCGCCTAACAGATCTaacagattaaataaaaaaagtatgcaTAGACCGATAATTTGTCAAACAGGCCATGCTGAATttaacaagcaaaaaaaaaatacagaatacTACTTACGGAGCTTAATCGGTGGATAGATCGTTCCACGAGAACAGAAACGGCAACAAAGATTGTCAACACGGTAGCAACAGACCACGTCGGAGTCAAGGCCAAAGACCGCATCTCTTGAGCATCTTCCGCCATTCTGAACAATCCTACTAGCAGCCCTTAAACCTTTTTATCCCAAATACCCGCCAAGTACTCCCATCCTACACCGACCACggcaaaattttctcaaaattatgaCCGAAAACTCTTGTGCTTTGATTATAAACAGAACCATATTACGAAATGCACAATCAGAGCCATTCCTCGATTCTcagaaaacataataataattcataacGTGAATCACAGAAAGTTCTAATATGGCAGTTCCACTCATCaaaatataaatgtttaagCCGAAAAAATTAAAGGTATTTCTCAATTCGATTTTGAAGCTAAAACACACCCACAAAATGGCAAATGCGTTAAAAGATCCGTAAAAGAACCTGTTATCCTTCCAATCTTCGTTCCGGAACGAGATAAGGCTTCAATAACCTCTCTATCCTGAAAGTATCACTACCATTAACTCAagactcagttttttttttaaataaaagatacatGAGATCTCTCTAGCCCCTTAAACTGTAATAATGCCGGCTTCAAGAGTACACCCCAAATGAACCCTGGTTCCTAGGGGAACTAGTTCTGATAATTGCCCaactgcctctctctctctctctctctcagttcgTCTCTTTCCTAAAAGCTTCCCCTAGAGTCTGGACTGACTACGTTTTTCCGCAGCTTTTATTTCTCCTTAAATGTGCAACTTTTTTCTCCAGAGTCCAGAAACCCTTCGTGATTCTTGCTCATGTTTAGCTGTTAGGAAAAAACAGAACATAGAGCACCTACATTCACCTTCGGATCTACTTCGACGTTGACAACagattaggcctcgtttgttttcattcaaaaatacatCTTATTTCGTcgcatttcattattataaattttttaacttttaatataaaataaaataaataatttaattttttaaaattttaaaataaaaataatattaaaaaaatatattttaataatattttattttattttttaattttaatttcaatttcaatccaTCACATCTGCATAAACAAATAATCCTCAACGCGCACGCGAGAAAGAGACAGCTGTTTCTTTGTCAAATCCGATAAATTATTTGCATGAAACTTCCTCCTGGTACTTACCCAGATAGTATAAAAGGAATTTCCTCTCGGTTTGGAGAACCGCCATTTGGAACCTTCACCAGGACAAAACAAATACtgctatttttttaatcaaatactCTTTcagttttaattaaatttttatttacattaaaatattttagaaaaaaaaaaaactagatacataaaataaattttataatatttaaatatcaatattacataAATGAATGGCATTCCCGCTTGCAGGGGCACATGCATGCGAATCTGCatcaaatattatttacttcagatttatttataccaaagctttttgtttttacatCTTCAAGAGTATAATAggtttgagagatgagatgagaattttatattttattttaatgtttaaaatattatgttttaatattattaatgtgttagaatttgaaaaaattaaattgagatttgaaaaaattaaattatttattatattttatatgagaatttaaaaaatatgtaatgatgagatgagaattttatatttcattccACCTCCCAAACCTATTATAAATAAAACGATCCAAGGCCTGCTATACTgccattttaattaaaaaataataatagtaaataattatttttttaacttcgtCCCTCAAACTAGATTTTCTGATTCGACCCCATTCTTACTTCCTAGCTGCAACTTGATTGTCCACCACACTTTGCATTATTGTGCTTCTGATGGCTCTCTCCCGTCGTGGCGGAATCCTTGACTGGATCAATTAAGAGACGGATAATAGCTTTAATAAGGACAACTGAAATTGGGTTCCACCCACATGGAACCCTTTATTTTGGCTTGAATCTACAGGGACAACTCGAACTTATTTTGATAATGCACACTCAACAACTAGAGGTGATCGATGATAATGCACTGTTGCACACCCTTCTTAGTTCTTTGGCTTGAGCCTATGGTCTTTTGTTTTGATAGGTAGACCATTCATGGAGCTATGCCTTCATCAATCTAATAGTTTTTAGAGATTAATTACACTTTTCAACAAAAGATTATTACCTATTTTCTCATCAATCGATCGATCTAAATGCATTTTGGAATGACCATCGATCCTATTTATAAAGCCATGCGTTTTGGAATGACCATTGACCCAGCTTTTATGTCCTCCAGAATAACGAGGTCGTGAATTAATTTTCAACCGACCATGCAACCTAAAATGTACGAAACTCTTTTAAGATTCTGGACCGGTAACTCAACATTAACGAAGAACAAATTATAAAGCCATCCAGTGCCATaaagtctaaaatttgactaGGAGTTGAAATTTTggctaaattaaaattattagagaagt from Juglans regia cultivar Chandler chromosome 2, Walnut 2.0, whole genome shotgun sequence carries:
- the LOC109013367 gene encoding MLO-like protein 11, with translation MAEDAQEMRSLALTPTWSVATVLTIFVAVSVLVERSIHRLSSWLQKTNRKPLLAAVEKMKEELMLLGFISLLLTATSSMISNICIPSKFYDSKFAPCSRSEIDKEQENNSSRDRKLLMASVLPHLFRRMLNELNQNTCKKDHEPFVSYQGLEQLHRFIFVMAITHISYSCLTMLLAIVKIHSWRVWEDEAHMDRHDALTEITREQTLRRQSTFVKFHTSNPWVRNSFLVWVTCFFRQFGRSVVRADYLTLRKGFIMNHNLTLKYDFHAYMIRSMEEEFQKIVGVSGLLWGFVVAFMLFNVKGSNLYFWIAIAPISLVLLVGTKLQHVIATLALENASITGFFTGAKLRPRDDLFWFKKPELLLSLIHFILFQNAFELASFFWFWWQFGYDSCYIRSRLLVYLRLILGFAGQFLCSYSTLPLYALVTQMGTNYKAALIPNRIRETIHGWGKEARRRRRHGIFTDDSTIHTDTSTVMSIEEDDHEFVDDTPGTATGACTEIELQPASDIATSPLPVANETSSRVGTPLLRPSASVSSPATLSSKTQGIPRSCSLPSRRE